A section of the Kribbella voronezhensis genome encodes:
- the aroH gene encoding chorismate mutase has protein sequence MAANEEAGTVAVRAIRGATQLEKDEREHLLERSAELVRAVLEANDLESEDLISILFTVTPDLHSEFPAVAGRQIGLTDVPLMCMQEIDVPHALPRVVRMMVHAESPRSREKIQHVYLHGATSLRPDLTGAQ, from the coding sequence ATGGCCGCGAACGAGGAGGCAGGCACTGTGGCGGTACGGGCGATCCGGGGAGCCACCCAGCTCGAGAAGGACGAGCGCGAGCACTTGCTCGAGCGGTCCGCCGAGCTGGTCCGGGCAGTGCTGGAAGCCAACGATCTGGAGTCCGAGGACCTGATCAGCATCCTCTTCACGGTCACGCCGGACCTGCACTCGGAGTTCCCCGCGGTGGCCGGCCGGCAGATCGGGCTGACCGACGTACCGCTGATGTGCATGCAGGAGATCGACGTGCCGCACGCGCTGCCGCGGGTGGTCCGGATGATGGTGCACGCCGAGTCGCCGCGGTCGCGGGAGAAGATCCAGCACGTCTACCTGCACGGCGCCACCAGCCTCCGTCCCGACCTCACGGGTGCGCAGTGA
- a CDS encoding prephenate dehydrogenase: MTELRGPVRIVGTGLIGTSIGLALARLGVVVELVDADPDNALMAERIGAGSRLVQLEPQLVVVAVPPDHVGAVVAEQLKQTDAIVTDAASVKSKPLAEARTLSSAEDLTRYVGSHPMAGSERNGPLAGRADLFDGATWAVTPHETSDPDAVELVRRLAEAAGARTVELSVEDHDLAVARVSHLPQLMSSLAAGTLVDAPAAHLELSGQGVRDVTRIAASDPGLWTQIVSANSPALSGLLEGIRDELDRLLIALGKEEAADEVTAVLNRGVSGAVRVPGKHGAPHIELVAVLVTIPDRPGQLARLFNDAAASGANVEDLRIDHSPGRPVGEVELDVKPDSVDQLVRVLTERGWAVHR, encoded by the coding sequence GTGACCGAGCTGCGCGGACCGGTCCGGATCGTCGGCACCGGACTGATCGGTACGTCGATCGGCCTCGCACTCGCGCGGCTCGGCGTCGTCGTGGAGCTGGTCGACGCCGATCCCGACAACGCGCTGATGGCCGAGCGGATCGGTGCCGGTTCGCGGCTGGTCCAGCTCGAGCCGCAGCTCGTGGTCGTCGCCGTACCGCCGGACCACGTGGGCGCGGTGGTCGCCGAGCAGCTCAAGCAGACCGACGCGATCGTCACCGACGCGGCCAGCGTGAAGTCGAAGCCGCTGGCCGAGGCTCGCACGCTCAGCTCGGCCGAGGATCTCACCCGGTACGTCGGCAGCCACCCGATGGCAGGGTCCGAGCGCAACGGCCCGCTCGCCGGCCGGGCCGACCTTTTCGACGGCGCGACCTGGGCAGTCACCCCGCACGAGACCAGCGATCCGGACGCCGTAGAGCTCGTACGGCGGCTCGCCGAGGCAGCCGGTGCGCGCACGGTCGAGCTGTCCGTCGAGGACCATGATCTCGCGGTGGCCCGGGTCTCCCACCTGCCGCAGCTGATGTCGTCGCTGGCCGCGGGCACCCTGGTCGACGCCCCGGCGGCACATCTGGAACTGTCCGGCCAGGGCGTTCGCGACGTCACCCGGATCGCGGCGAGTGATCCGGGTCTGTGGACACAGATCGTCTCGGCCAACTCGCCGGCGCTGAGCGGCCTGCTGGAAGGCATCCGGGACGAGCTGGACCGGCTGCTCATTGCCTTGGGCAAGGAAGAGGCGGCCGACGAGGTCACTGCCGTACTGAACCGTGGTGTGTCCGGCGCGGTCCGGGTGCCGGGCAAGCACGGTGCCCCGCACATCGAGCTCGTAGCGGTGCTCGTCACGATCCCCGACCGGCCAGGGCAGCTGGCCCGGTTGTTCAACGACGCGGCCGCTTCGGGCGCGAACGTCGAGGACCTGCGGATCGACCACAGCCCCGGCCGCCCGGTCGGTGAGGTCGAGCTGGACGTCAAGCCGGACTCGGTCGACCAGCTGGTCCGGGTACTGACCGAGCGTGGCTGGGCCGTGCACCGGTAA
- the cmk gene encoding (d)CMP kinase, producing the protein MIIAVDGPSGSGKSSTARGVATRLGLQYLDTGAMYRAVTWSVLEHGIDPADTETAAARARDLQLAISTDPQHQTVGADGTDITEAIRDPRISESVSKVAATNLAVRAELIRRQQAIIAAAQQTGGIVVEGRDIATVVAPEAELKVVLTADQEARMARRKAELAEGAVSAEQLRDQIVRRDADDSTVAQFLVASDGAVTVDSTHLSLEEVIDVICRLAKEAEAAPRDRES; encoded by the coding sequence ATGATCATCGCTGTCGACGGCCCGAGCGGTTCCGGTAAATCGAGTACGGCCCGTGGGGTTGCCACCAGGCTGGGCCTGCAATACCTCGACACCGGTGCGATGTACCGCGCCGTCACCTGGTCCGTGCTGGAGCACGGGATCGACCCGGCCGACACCGAGACGGCTGCCGCGCGGGCGCGCGACCTCCAGCTCGCGATTTCGACGGACCCACAGCACCAGACCGTCGGAGCCGACGGGACCGACATCACCGAGGCCATCCGGGACCCGCGGATCAGCGAGAGCGTGAGCAAGGTCGCCGCCACCAACCTGGCGGTCCGGGCCGAGCTGATCCGCCGTCAGCAGGCGATCATCGCCGCTGCCCAGCAGACCGGCGGGATCGTGGTCGAGGGCCGGGACATCGCCACCGTCGTCGCGCCGGAGGCCGAGCTGAAGGTCGTGCTCACCGCCGACCAGGAAGCCCGGATGGCCCGCCGCAAGGCCGAACTCGCCGAGGGAGCGGTCTCGGCCGAGCAGCTTCGCGACCAGATCGTCCGCCGCGACGCCGACGACTCGACCGTCGCGCAGTTCCTGGTGGCCTCCGACGGGGCCGTCACCGTGGATTCCACTCACTTGTCACTGGAGGAGGTCATCGACGTGATCTGCCGCCTGGCGAAGGAGGCCGAGGCCGCCCCTCGCGACCGGGAGTCATGA
- a CDS encoding lysophospholipid acyltransferase family protein codes for MTAELTGHRELPRTDDLAPLPYRLGLPMRWVVRQYFRRRYDLTVHREDLFPRTGPVLMAPNHLGLLDGPLLGAIAPRMVHQLGKIEAFTGLQGRMLVRVGQIPIDRSAYDVLAVRRAIQVLRAGRVLTIYPEGRRGPGDFRRIRTGVAYLAAVTGTPILPVALLGTRQPGGDVERFPPRGTKLDVVYGEPFTVERVPFPRRHSDVRVIADQIGDVLRAHVQAAVAATGNPLPGVPDQKDPDE; via the coding sequence ATGACCGCCGAACTCACCGGGCACCGGGAACTGCCGAGGACCGACGACCTGGCCCCGCTGCCGTACCGGCTCGGCCTGCCGATGCGCTGGGTGGTCCGCCAGTACTTCCGCCGGCGCTACGATCTGACCGTGCACCGCGAGGACCTGTTCCCGCGCACGGGCCCGGTCCTGATGGCCCCGAACCACCTCGGTCTCCTCGACGGCCCGCTGCTGGGTGCGATCGCACCCCGGATGGTGCACCAACTCGGCAAGATCGAGGCCTTCACCGGGCTGCAGGGCAGGATGCTGGTCCGGGTCGGCCAGATCCCGATCGACCGGTCGGCGTACGACGTACTGGCCGTCCGCCGGGCGATCCAGGTGCTGCGTGCGGGCCGGGTGCTGACCATCTATCCGGAGGGCAGGCGCGGACCGGGGGACTTCCGCCGGATCCGGACCGGGGTGGCCTATCTGGCCGCCGTCACCGGTACGCCGATCCTGCCGGTCGCCCTGCTCGGGACCAGGCAGCCGGGCGGTGACGTGGAGCGCTTTCCGCCCCGCGGGACGAAGCTGGATGTGGTGTATGGCGAACCTTTCACCGTCGAGCGCGTACCATTTCCCAGGAGGCACTCGGACGTACGCGTGATTGCCGACCAGATCGGCGACGTGCTGCGGGCCCATGTGCAGGCGGCCGTCGCAGCCACCGGCAACCCGCTTCCGGGTGTGCCAGACCAGAAGGATCCTGATGAGTGA
- the der gene encoding ribosome biogenesis GTPase Der — translation MSDLPTGYEFDAEPSHDRDDTGPLPVVAIVGRPNVGKSTLVNRIIGRREAVVEDTPGVTRDRVSYDANWAGRGFTLVDTGGWDPDAVGFAALVAAQAEIAISLADAVLFVVDATVGITDSDEAVVRVLRKSGKPVVLAANKVDDQRVEAEAMNLWSLGIGEPFPISAMHGRGTGDMLDAVLAALPDAPAERDAEVGGPRRVAIVGKPNVGKSSLLNKVAKEDRVVVSDVSGTTVDPVDELIVLGNKHWRFIDTAGIRRKVKNVQGHEYYASLRTNSAIERAEVVVVVIDASEPMTEQDLRIMNTVEEMGKALVIAYNKWDLVDEDRRYYLEKEIDRDLVQFRWAPRVNISAMTGRHMEKLVPAIEAALDGWQTRVPTGQLNAFLGRLVAAHPHPVRSGKQPKILFGTQATTMPPTFAIFTSGAFEPSYQRFIERRLREDFGFVGSPVHVQIRPRVKKPKN, via the coding sequence ATGAGTGACCTGCCCACCGGCTACGAGTTCGACGCGGAGCCGAGCCACGACCGCGACGACACCGGCCCGCTGCCGGTCGTGGCGATCGTCGGCCGGCCGAACGTCGGCAAGTCGACGCTGGTGAACCGGATCATCGGCCGCCGCGAGGCCGTGGTCGAGGACACTCCGGGCGTCACCCGCGACCGCGTCTCGTACGACGCCAACTGGGCCGGCCGCGGCTTCACGCTCGTCGACACCGGCGGCTGGGACCCGGACGCGGTCGGTTTCGCGGCGCTGGTCGCCGCGCAGGCCGAGATCGCGATCAGCCTCGCGGACGCCGTGCTGTTCGTGGTGGACGCGACCGTCGGCATCACCGACTCCGACGAAGCCGTCGTCCGGGTGCTGCGCAAGTCCGGCAAGCCGGTCGTGCTCGCGGCGAACAAGGTCGACGACCAGCGCGTCGAGGCCGAGGCGATGAACCTGTGGAGCCTCGGCATCGGGGAGCCGTTCCCGATCTCGGCGATGCACGGCCGGGGTACCGGAGACATGCTCGACGCCGTGCTGGCCGCGTTGCCGGACGCACCGGCCGAGCGTGACGCCGAGGTCGGCGGACCGCGCCGGGTGGCGATCGTCGGCAAGCCCAACGTGGGCAAGTCCTCGCTGCTGAACAAGGTCGCCAAGGAGGACCGGGTCGTCGTCAGCGACGTTTCCGGGACGACGGTCGACCCGGTCGACGAATTGATTGTCCTCGGCAACAAGCACTGGCGCTTCATCGACACCGCCGGCATCCGGCGCAAGGTGAAGAACGTCCAGGGCCACGAGTACTACGCCAGCCTGCGCACCAACAGCGCGATCGAGCGGGCCGAGGTCGTCGTGGTCGTGATCGACGCGTCCGAGCCGATGACCGAGCAGGACCTGCGGATCATGAACACGGTCGAGGAGATGGGCAAGGCGCTCGTCATCGCCTACAACAAGTGGGACCTGGTCGACGAGGACCGCCGGTACTACCTGGAGAAGGAGATCGACCGGGATCTGGTCCAGTTCCGCTGGGCGCCCCGGGTCAACATCTCCGCGATGACCGGCCGGCACATGGAGAAACTGGTGCCGGCCATCGAGGCCGCGCTGGACGGCTGGCAGACCCGCGTCCCGACCGGCCAGCTGAACGCGTTCCTCGGCCGGCTGGTGGCGGCGCACCCGCACCCGGTGCGCTCCGGCAAGCAGCCGAAGATCCTGTTCGGTACCCAGGCCACCACGATGCCGCCGACCTTCGCGATCTTCACCTCGGGCGCCTTCGAGCCGTCGTACCAGCGCTTCATCGAACGCCGCCTCCGCGAGGACTTCGGCTTCGTCGGCAGCCCCGTCCACGTCCAGATCCGGCCCCGCGTGAAGAAGCCGAAGAACTGA
- a CDS encoding sialidase family protein has protein sequence MKAILVTRSLLAGVLLAAVLGAGQLAAAGGVVAGETAPVRGYEVEGVGAVPAGCSTPSGKAAAVVSGERAQTGTRSLLVNDQSNGSQALTVCPLDPRSATSFSFSAFPAALPNGFLVTLLGHWQGTAGAAVPVFHLNVTADGAVHWYNGSNWIQFAGPGTVKLNAWNSLRLESASRSAELFVGGTSVGTVQPAGSQAVLDVSAYQLGSNGTVPQGDKVFFDDLSASTGRGYESEPVGSVPCGTPAGKAAAIVSDLRGSTGSRSLRFNDRATDAQTVAACPAVPQQGIDLSLAVYPAALQNGFLLSLRGHLEGMVDPTVVFHLAITADGSLRWYDGAAWTTLTRPGVVPVGKWSTIRLKVAADEESAQILVNGALAAAAGPWGVRRVVDIIGFDLSSNGTATAGDEVFVDDVAVGAADAVLPQVGGVEVGPDTTIEQSTSNLLQMPHSSVIAGSETLITYAAHNDSSTGTGTRFASSPDVGTTWTPDPSRNPLPAAQSYNLSKLRNGNLLAVSYHAYMVDGSANKRADVESSVSTDNGRTWTQRVGSMTTPQAMRPISPNSSRPGRTLGGFVLVHNVVEEADGTLYQSAYGYYEGDSKYRQLILRSTDGGLTWTTRGTVAYSASILGEGFCEAAIERVADGSLLAVMRTGWYLTMYAARSTDNGATWTTPVPLRAGPHALPVIGVYPSLVTMPNGKLVLYFGRPGQSVMVSEDGSGASWSTPVPVDYRNSANGSAVPVDVDKLLVFGDRGADWSINKSPLARVWSRPVGIASACTTTVTGTRTELEVLSGTTCVEDATITGPVAVGHNAALVVRNSSLRGGLRSSAARTVSVCGSRVTGDVSITGTTGVAMVGDRTRGCAPTTVDRPVVLTGNRGLAITDGTR, from the coding sequence ATGAAGGCGATCCTGGTGACGAGGTCGTTGCTGGCCGGCGTACTGCTCGCAGCCGTGTTGGGGGCTGGTCAACTCGCGGCGGCGGGCGGGGTGGTGGCCGGGGAGACGGCGCCAGTGCGCGGCTACGAGGTCGAGGGTGTTGGTGCGGTCCCGGCCGGGTGCTCGACGCCGAGCGGCAAGGCGGCCGCGGTGGTCAGCGGTGAGCGAGCTCAGACCGGCACGCGGTCCTTGCTGGTGAACGACCAGTCGAACGGCTCGCAGGCCTTGACCGTCTGCCCCCTCGATCCGCGGTCGGCGACCTCCTTCAGTTTCTCGGCCTTCCCTGCGGCCCTGCCGAACGGCTTCCTGGTCACTCTGCTCGGACACTGGCAAGGTACTGCGGGCGCCGCGGTACCGGTGTTTCACCTGAATGTCACCGCCGACGGCGCAGTCCACTGGTACAACGGCAGCAACTGGATCCAGTTCGCCGGCCCCGGCACGGTCAAGCTCAACGCCTGGAACTCGCTGCGCCTAGAGAGCGCTTCCCGATCCGCGGAACTCTTCGTCGGCGGCACCTCGGTCGGCACAGTCCAGCCGGCCGGCAGCCAGGCCGTACTCGACGTCAGCGCCTATCAACTCGGCAGCAACGGCACGGTCCCGCAGGGCGACAAGGTCTTCTTCGACGACCTCTCCGCCTCGACCGGCCGTGGCTACGAGTCGGAGCCGGTCGGTTCCGTCCCCTGCGGTACGCCGGCCGGCAAGGCGGCCGCGATCGTCAGCGACCTGCGCGGCTCCACGGGATCGCGCTCTCTCCGGTTCAACGACCGGGCGACCGACGCCCAGACCGTCGCCGCCTGCCCAGCCGTTCCCCAGCAAGGGATCGATCTCTCACTGGCGGTCTACCCGGCCGCGCTGCAGAACGGCTTCCTGCTCTCTCTGCGCGGACACTTGGAGGGCATGGTCGATCCCACGGTCGTCTTCCACCTCGCGATCACCGCCGACGGCAGCCTCCGCTGGTACGACGGCGCCGCGTGGACCACGCTCACCCGGCCCGGCGTCGTGCCGGTCGGCAAGTGGAGCACGATTCGCCTGAAGGTGGCCGCCGACGAGGAGTCGGCCCAGATCCTGGTGAACGGCGCCCTTGCCGCCGCGGCCGGTCCGTGGGGCGTACGCCGGGTCGTCGACATCATCGGGTTCGATCTGTCCAGCAACGGGACCGCGACCGCGGGGGACGAGGTGTTCGTGGACGACGTGGCGGTGGGGGCGGCAGACGCCGTACTGCCGCAGGTCGGTGGCGTCGAGGTCGGCCCGGACACGACGATCGAGCAGTCGACGAGCAACCTGCTGCAGATGCCGCACTCGTCGGTCATCGCCGGATCGGAGACGCTGATCACCTACGCGGCGCACAACGACTCCAGCACCGGCACCGGTACGCGCTTTGCCTCATCACCCGACGTCGGGACGACCTGGACACCGGATCCTTCTCGCAATCCGTTGCCCGCAGCCCAGTCGTACAACCTCTCGAAGCTGCGGAACGGCAATCTGCTCGCGGTCTCCTACCACGCCTACATGGTGGACGGATCGGCGAACAAACGAGCCGACGTCGAGTCCTCGGTCTCGACCGACAACGGCCGGACCTGGACCCAGCGGGTCGGCTCGATGACCACGCCGCAGGCGATGCGGCCGATCAGCCCCAACAGCAGCCGGCCCGGCCGGACCCTCGGTGGCTTCGTGCTCGTGCACAACGTGGTCGAGGAGGCCGACGGGACGCTGTACCAATCCGCGTACGGGTACTACGAGGGCGATTCGAAGTACCGGCAGTTGATCCTGCGGTCCACGGACGGTGGTCTCACCTGGACGACGCGCGGGACCGTGGCGTACAGCGCATCGATCCTTGGCGAAGGGTTCTGCGAAGCCGCGATCGAGCGGGTGGCCGACGGGTCGCTGCTGGCGGTGATGCGGACCGGTTGGTACCTGACGATGTACGCCGCGCGCTCGACCGACAACGGCGCCACCTGGACCACGCCGGTGCCGCTGCGCGCCGGGCCGCACGCTCTCCCGGTGATCGGCGTGTACCCGAGCCTGGTGACAATGCCGAACGGCAAGCTCGTCCTGTACTTCGGCCGGCCGGGCCAGTCCGTGATGGTCTCCGAGGACGGCAGCGGCGCCTCGTGGAGTACGCCGGTGCCGGTGGACTACCGCAACTCGGCGAACGGCAGCGCCGTACCGGTCGATGTGGACAAACTGCTCGTCTTCGGCGATCGCGGCGCCGACTGGTCGATCAACAAGTCGCCGCTGGCGCGGGTCTGGTCCCGGCCGGTCGGCATCGCGTCAGCCTGTACGACGACGGTCACCGGCACCCGTACGGAGCTCGAGGTGTTGTCCGGCACGACCTGTGTCGAGGACGCCACGATCACCGGACCTGTTGCTGTGGGCCACAATGCCGCACTGGTCGTGCGGAACTCCTCGCTCCGTGGCGGACTACGTTCGTCGGCAGCCCGGACGGTGTCGGTGTGCGGTAGCCGGGTGACCGGTGACGTGTCGATCACGGGCACTACCGGTGTCGCGATGGTGGGGGACCGGACCCGGGGATGCGCTCCCACCACGGTCGATCGGCCCGTGGTACTGACTGGCAATCGTGGCCTGGCGATCACCGACGGAACCCGGTAA
- a CDS encoding S1C family serine protease — protein MAEDDVLDAYSRVVSGVAEQLIPRVASLRVQGRRGDSSGSAVVLTGDGHLLTNAHVVGDGDNATAEFADGTTAQAAVIGVDRLSDLAVLRADREIPDPPEYGDADGLKVGNLVVAVGNPLGLAGSVTAGVVSALGRSLPVRSGSAQRIIEDVIQTDAALNPGNSGGALADGNGRVIGINTAVAGIGLGLAVPMNPTTRRIIYSLLHDGRVRRAYLGLVTKPAPLRPQLVERFGQRTALRVVEVISGSPAAAAGLREGDLVLAVDGTPLRDAQSLQRQLFADAIGRRTEITAIRNGALVDVVAAPAELTDR, from the coding sequence ATGGCGGAAGACGACGTACTGGATGCCTACTCCCGGGTGGTCTCGGGAGTGGCCGAACAGCTGATCCCGCGGGTGGCCAGCCTGCGGGTGCAAGGCCGGCGCGGTGACTCGTCCGGATCCGCGGTCGTGCTGACCGGCGACGGGCATCTGCTCACCAACGCCCACGTGGTCGGCGACGGCGACAACGCGACCGCCGAGTTCGCCGACGGTACGACGGCGCAGGCGGCCGTGATCGGGGTGGACCGGCTGTCCGACCTGGCGGTGCTGCGGGCCGACCGCGAGATCCCCGACCCGCCGGAGTACGGCGACGCGGACGGGCTCAAGGTCGGCAACCTGGTAGTTGCCGTGGGCAACCCACTGGGGCTGGCCGGGAGCGTGACGGCCGGTGTGGTGAGCGCTCTCGGACGATCTCTTCCGGTCCGGTCCGGGTCGGCCCAACGCATCATCGAGGACGTGATCCAGACCGACGCCGCGCTGAACCCGGGCAACTCGGGCGGAGCGCTTGCCGATGGCAACGGTCGCGTGATCGGCATCAACACCGCGGTCGCGGGGATCGGGCTCGGTCTCGCCGTACCGATGAACCCGACCACCCGCCGGATCATCTACTCGCTCCTGCACGACGGGCGGGTCCGCCGCGCCTACCTGGGACTGGTGACCAAACCCGCGCCGCTGCGTCCGCAGTTGGTCGAGCGCTTCGGCCAGCGCACCGCCTTGCGAGTCGTCGAGGTGATCTCGGGGAGCCCGGCTGCCGCCGCCGGTCTGCGCGAGGGCGACCTGGTCCTCGCCGTCGACGGCACACCCCTGCGCGACGCCCAGTCCTTGCAACGCCAACTCTTCGCCGACGCGATCGGCCGCCGTACCGAGATCACCGCGATCCGCAACGGCGCCCTCGTCGACGTAGTCGCCGCGCCCGCCGAACTCACCGACCGCTGA
- a CDS encoding GNAT family N-acetyltransferase, whose protein sequence is MKGFAEYRPDEARRPADAVISVRGALSGDLEACARLIVTRTGGSASERRERLLGDLENPDRYVAVACADEKVIGYGGVIRHEALPGMPADTAPSGYYLIGLIVAPEWRRHGIGDLLTADRLRWTAERADEVYTFVNLSNAAILDLHQRFRFEEVTRTFSFPNAPLEAGTCVLLRAPLNG, encoded by the coding sequence GTGAAGGGTTTCGCTGAGTACCGGCCGGACGAAGCGCGACGGCCGGCTGACGCGGTGATCTCGGTCCGGGGAGCGCTCTCCGGCGATCTCGAGGCGTGTGCGCGGCTGATCGTCACACGCACCGGCGGCAGCGCTTCTGAGCGCAGAGAGCGCTTGCTGGGTGATCTCGAGAATCCAGATCGGTACGTCGCGGTCGCGTGCGCGGACGAGAAGGTGATCGGGTACGGCGGGGTGATCCGGCACGAGGCGTTGCCAGGGATGCCGGCCGACACCGCGCCGTCGGGGTACTACCTGATCGGGTTGATCGTCGCGCCGGAGTGGCGCCGGCACGGGATCGGCGACCTGCTCACCGCCGATCGTCTGCGCTGGACCGCCGAGCGCGCCGACGAGGTCTACACGTTTGTGAATCTGTCGAACGCGGCGATCCTCGACCTCCACCAGAGGTTCAGGTTCGAGGAGGTCACCCGCACCTTCAGCTTCCCCAACGCTCCTCTCGAAGCCGGCACCTGCGTCCTACTGCGGGCTCCCCTGAACGGCTAG
- a CDS encoding tetratricopeptide repeat protein, which produces MDERVVRARELYEQAVFAGTEGVLAQADEELDAVEADLALARGRVLHGRFLACDKEDPAELPLFQRSAELYRKLGDTRGEAEALFWIGCFYQVVWKDADGAVDALERSAELAREVGDRLTLSYALRHLGIAAQQAGQLDTARTLLEESTTLRRDLGFHAGVAANLVGLIYLAAAQNRTTDAHHLADEATALAQSAGATTILTQLTEARRHL; this is translated from the coding sequence GTGGACGAGCGGGTCGTACGGGCGCGGGAGCTGTACGAGCAGGCCGTTTTCGCCGGAACGGAAGGAGTTCTGGCGCAGGCCGACGAAGAGCTGGACGCCGTGGAGGCGGATCTGGCCCTCGCCCGTGGTCGCGTGCTGCACGGCCGGTTCCTTGCCTGTGACAAGGAAGATCCGGCCGAGCTCCCGTTGTTCCAGCGATCGGCCGAGCTCTACCGCAAACTCGGCGACACCCGAGGCGAGGCCGAGGCCCTCTTCTGGATCGGCTGCTTCTACCAGGTCGTCTGGAAGGACGCCGACGGCGCTGTCGACGCACTGGAGCGATCCGCCGAACTCGCGCGGGAAGTGGGGGACAGGCTGACCTTGTCCTACGCGCTCCGCCACCTCGGCATCGCCGCCCAGCAGGCCGGCCAACTCGACACCGCCCGCACCCTGCTCGAGGAGTCCACCACGCTCCGCCGCGACCTGGGCTTCCACGCCGGCGTTGCCGCCAACCTGGTCGGCCTCATCTACCTGGCAGCCGCCCAGAACCGCACCACCGACGCCCACCACCTGGCCGACGAAGCCACCGCCTTGGCCCAATCCGCCGGCGCCACCACCATCCTCACCCAACTAACCGAAGCCCGCCGCCACCTCTGA
- a CDS encoding MBL fold metallo-hydrolase, whose amino-acid sequence MTEYHGNVHVGGPVQTHELAKLMITKVAVGPMDNNAYLLRCRQTDEQVLIDAANDAETLLTVIGSGGITRVITTHQHGDHWQALAEVVAKTGATTVAGREDAEGIPVRTDEAVGDGDVIKFGELGLEVIHLAGHTPGSIALLYDDPTGAPHLFTGDSLFPGGVGNTRGNKKNFESLLHDVETKLFDRLPDETWVYPGHGADTTLGTERPHLPEWHARGW is encoded by the coding sequence ATGACGGAGTACCACGGCAACGTCCACGTCGGTGGGCCCGTGCAGACGCACGAACTGGCCAAGCTGATGATCACGAAGGTCGCCGTGGGGCCGATGGACAACAACGCGTACCTGCTGCGCTGCCGGCAGACCGACGAGCAGGTGCTGATCGACGCCGCCAACGACGCGGAGACCCTGCTGACGGTGATCGGCTCCGGCGGCATCACCCGGGTGATCACCACCCACCAGCACGGCGATCACTGGCAGGCGCTGGCCGAGGTGGTCGCCAAGACGGGCGCGACCACGGTCGCCGGCCGCGAGGACGCGGAGGGCATCCCGGTGCGGACCGACGAGGCCGTCGGCGACGGCGACGTGATCAAGTTCGGTGAGCTGGGTCTCGAGGTGATCCACCTCGCCGGGCACACGCCGGGCTCGATCGCCCTGCTGTACGACGACCCGACCGGCGCGCCACACCTGTTCACCGGCGACTCGCTCTTCCCCGGCGGCGTCGGCAACACCCGCGGCAACAAGAAGAACTTCGAGTCGCTCCTCCACGACGTCGAGACCAAACTCTTCGACCGGCTCCCCGACGAGACCTGGGTCTACCCCGGCCACGGCGCCGACACCACCCTCGGCACCGAACGCCCCCACCTCCCCGAATGGCACGCCCGCGGCTGGTGA
- a CDS encoding maleylpyruvate isomerase family mycothiol-dependent enzyme — protein MVASEQTSRLLAELPSADRRLLDTLARLTDADVGRPSLLPGWTIGHVLTHLARNADALVNLCDWAQTGVRKPMYASLEAREADIAEGQARPLAEQVDDLVAAEARLWERFEDLPEVAWLTRVSWPSGVVRTADQIVVARLNEIEVHHVDLGVGYTFDDVPAELREALLTYVTARWPDDVPVVLRSSDSEWSSPARPAGARIVTGDSAALLSWVLGRDDGSTLSADGELPGVPAWG, from the coding sequence ATGGTCGCATCGGAGCAAACGAGCCGGCTGCTGGCGGAGTTACCGTCCGCCGACCGGCGCCTGCTGGACACCCTCGCCCGGCTGACGGACGCCGATGTCGGCCGCCCGTCCCTGCTGCCCGGCTGGACGATCGGGCACGTGCTGACCCATCTCGCCCGGAACGCCGACGCGCTCGTGAACTTGTGCGACTGGGCGCAAACCGGCGTCCGCAAGCCGATGTACGCGTCGCTGGAGGCCCGCGAGGCCGACATCGCCGAGGGGCAGGCACGGCCGCTGGCCGAACAGGTCGACGATCTGGTGGCGGCGGAGGCGCGACTGTGGGAGCGGTTCGAGGACCTGCCCGAGGTGGCGTGGCTCACACGAGTCTCCTGGCCCAGCGGGGTCGTCCGTACTGCGGACCAGATCGTGGTGGCGCGTCTGAACGAGATCGAGGTTCATCACGTCGACCTAGGAGTCGGGTACACGTTCGACGACGTACCGGCTGAGCTGCGCGAGGCACTGCTCACCTACGTGACGGCGCGCTGGCCGGACGACGTACCGGTCGTGCTGCGGAGCTCCGACAGCGAGTGGTCATCGCCTGCGCGGCCGGCTGGTGCAAGGATCGTCACTGGCGACAGTGCGGCTCTGCTGAGCTGGGTGCTCGGCCGCGACGACGGGAGCACGCTCTCCGCAGACGGTGAGCTTCCCGGCGTACCGGCTTGGGGCTGA